In one Elephas maximus indicus isolate mEleMax1 chromosome 9, mEleMax1 primary haplotype, whole genome shotgun sequence genomic region, the following are encoded:
- the CD274 gene encoding programmed cell death 1 ligand 1 isoform X1, which yields MRILNVLTFMTYSHFLNAFTISVPKDLHVVEYGKNVTMECTFPVGKQLNLTVLVVYWEKGDKKIIQFVDGEEDLKVQHSSYSQRAQLLKDQLALGKAVLQITDVKLRDAGVYRCLISYGGADYKRITLKVNAPYSKINQRVSVDPVTSEHELTCQAEGYPEAEVIWTNSDHQVLRGKTTITKGQEELFNVTSTLRVNTTAKEVFHCTFQRAGPEENSTAELVIPEPPSISLPSKRTHLILLGAVLLFLGVLMTVIFYLKRNGISFIAVVSTGGVWKYMRAVLSQCLLVDTIRNAKCPAVYRATPHSREPSYPKCQQASTGKHCFIALVVQWLSAWLLT from the exons ATGAGGATATTAAATGTCCTTACATTCATGACCTACTCACATTTCCTGAATG CATTTACCATCAGTGTTCCCAAGGACCTACATGTGGTAGAGTACGGCAAGAATGTGACGATGGAATGCACATTCCCTGTAGGAAAGCAATTAAACTTGACTGTGTTAGTTGTCTACTGGGAAAAGGgggataaaaaaattattcagtttGTGGATGGGGAGGAAGACCTGAAGGTGCAGCACAGCAGCTACAGCCAGAGGGCCCAGCTGCTGAAGGACCAGCTTGCCCTGGGAAAGGCCGTGCTTCAGATCACGGATGTGAAATTGCGGGATGCAGGGGTTTACCGCTGCCTGATCAGCTACGGTGGTGCCGACTACAAGCGGATTACTTTGAAAGTCAATG CCCCGTACAGCAAAATCAACCAAAGAGTTTCTGTGGATCCAGTCACCTCGGAGCATGAGCTAACATGCCAGGCTGAGGGTTACCCTGAGGCTGAGGTCATCTGGACCAACAGTGACCACCAAGTCCTGAGAGGCAAGACCACCATCACCAAGGGACAGGAGGAGCTTTTCAATGTGACCAGCACACTGAGAGTCAACACGACAGCCAAGGAGGTCTTCCACTGCACTTTCCAGAGAGCAGGTCCCGAGGAGAACAGTACGGCTGAGTTGGTTATCCCAG AACCACCTAGCATATCTCTACCAAGTAAGAGGACTCACTTGATACTTCTGGGAGCCGTCCTGTTGTTCCTTGGTGTCCTGATGACAGTCATCTTCTACCTGAaaagaaatggtatctcatttatTGCAGTGGTCTCCACTGGGGGTGTGTGGAAGTATATGAGGGCGGTCTTGTCACAATGCCTTTTAGTAGACACAATCAGGAATGCTAAATGTCCTGCAGTGTACAGGGCAACCCCACATAGCAGAGAGCCATCCTACCCAAAATGCCAACAGGCCTCCACTGGGAAACACTGTtttatagccctggtggtgcaatggttaagtgcttggctgctaacctaa
- the CD274 gene encoding programmed cell death 1 ligand 1 isoform X3 — protein sequence MRILNVLTFMTYSHFLNAFTISVPKDLHVVEYGKNVTMECTFPVGKQLNLTVLVVYWEKGDKKIIQFVDGEEDLKVQHSSYSQRAQLLKDQLALGKAVLQITDVKLRDAGVYRCLISYGGADYKRITLKVNAPYSKINQRVSVDPVTSEHELTCQAEGYPEAEVIWTNSDHQVLRGKTTITKGQEELFNVTSTLRVNTTAKEVFHCTFQRAGPEENSTAELVIPEPPSISLPSKRTHLILLGAVLLFLGVLMTVIFYLKRNVRMMNVEKGGIGDMDSQKQNGKRIRRDREVEEKETEI from the exons ATGAGGATATTAAATGTCCTTACATTCATGACCTACTCACATTTCCTGAATG CATTTACCATCAGTGTTCCCAAGGACCTACATGTGGTAGAGTACGGCAAGAATGTGACGATGGAATGCACATTCCCTGTAGGAAAGCAATTAAACTTGACTGTGTTAGTTGTCTACTGGGAAAAGGgggataaaaaaattattcagtttGTGGATGGGGAGGAAGACCTGAAGGTGCAGCACAGCAGCTACAGCCAGAGGGCCCAGCTGCTGAAGGACCAGCTTGCCCTGGGAAAGGCCGTGCTTCAGATCACGGATGTGAAATTGCGGGATGCAGGGGTTTACCGCTGCCTGATCAGCTACGGTGGTGCCGACTACAAGCGGATTACTTTGAAAGTCAATG CCCCGTACAGCAAAATCAACCAAAGAGTTTCTGTGGATCCAGTCACCTCGGAGCATGAGCTAACATGCCAGGCTGAGGGTTACCCTGAGGCTGAGGTCATCTGGACCAACAGTGACCACCAAGTCCTGAGAGGCAAGACCACCATCACCAAGGGACAGGAGGAGCTTTTCAATGTGACCAGCACACTGAGAGTCAACACGACAGCCAAGGAGGTCTTCCACTGCACTTTCCAGAGAGCAGGTCCCGAGGAGAACAGTACGGCTGAGTTGGTTATCCCAG AACCACCTAGCATATCTCTACCAAGTAAGAGGACTCACTTGATACTTCTGGGAGCCGTCCTGTTGTTCCTTGGTGTCCTGATGACAGTCATCTTCTACCTGAaaagaaatg TGAGAATGATGAATGTGGAAAAAGGTGGCATCGGAGATATGGACTCACAGAAGCAAAATGGTAAGCGTATCAGAAGGGATCGGGAAGttgaagaaaaggaaacagaaatttaA
- the CD274 gene encoding programmed cell death 1 ligand 1 isoform X4 — MRILNVLTFMTYSHFLNAFTISVPKDLHVVEYGKNVTMECTFPVGKQLNLTVLVVYWEKGDKKIIQFVDGEEDLKVQHSSYSQRAQLLKDQLALGKAVLQITDVKLRDAGVYRCLISYGGADYKRITLKVNAPYSKINQRVSVDPVTSEHELTCQAEGYPEAEVIWTNSDHQVLRGKTTITKGQEELFNVTSTLRVNTTAKEVFHCTFQRAGPEENSTAELVIPEPPSISLPSKRTHLILLGAVLLFLGVLMTVIFYLKRNVRMMNVEKGGIGDMDSQKQNDSKSEET, encoded by the exons ATGAGGATATTAAATGTCCTTACATTCATGACCTACTCACATTTCCTGAATG CATTTACCATCAGTGTTCCCAAGGACCTACATGTGGTAGAGTACGGCAAGAATGTGACGATGGAATGCACATTCCCTGTAGGAAAGCAATTAAACTTGACTGTGTTAGTTGTCTACTGGGAAAAGGgggataaaaaaattattcagtttGTGGATGGGGAGGAAGACCTGAAGGTGCAGCACAGCAGCTACAGCCAGAGGGCCCAGCTGCTGAAGGACCAGCTTGCCCTGGGAAAGGCCGTGCTTCAGATCACGGATGTGAAATTGCGGGATGCAGGGGTTTACCGCTGCCTGATCAGCTACGGTGGTGCCGACTACAAGCGGATTACTTTGAAAGTCAATG CCCCGTACAGCAAAATCAACCAAAGAGTTTCTGTGGATCCAGTCACCTCGGAGCATGAGCTAACATGCCAGGCTGAGGGTTACCCTGAGGCTGAGGTCATCTGGACCAACAGTGACCACCAAGTCCTGAGAGGCAAGACCACCATCACCAAGGGACAGGAGGAGCTTTTCAATGTGACCAGCACACTGAGAGTCAACACGACAGCCAAGGAGGTCTTCCACTGCACTTTCCAGAGAGCAGGTCCCGAGGAGAACAGTACGGCTGAGTTGGTTATCCCAG AACCACCTAGCATATCTCTACCAAGTAAGAGGACTCACTTGATACTTCTGGGAGCCGTCCTGTTGTTCCTTGGTGTCCTGATGACAGTCATCTTCTACCTGAaaagaaatg TGAGAATGATGAATGTGGAAAAAGGTGGCATCGGAGATATGGACTCACAGAAGCAAAATG ACTCAAAATCTGAGGAGACGTAA
- the CD274 gene encoding programmed cell death 1 ligand 1 isoform X2 — MECTFPVGKQLNLTVLVVYWEKGDKKIIQFVDGEEDLKVQHSSYSQRAQLLKDQLALGKAVLQITDVKLRDAGVYRCLISYGGADYKRITLKVNAPYSKINQRVSVDPVTSEHELTCQAEGYPEAEVIWTNSDHQVLRGKTTITKGQEELFNVTSTLRVNTTAKEVFHCTFQRAGPEENSTAELVIPEPPSISLPSKRTHLILLGAVLLFLGVLMTVIFYLKRNGISFIAVVSTGGVWKYMRAVLSQCLLVDTIRNAKCPAVYRATPHSREPSYPKCQQASTGKHCFIALVVQWLSAWLLT, encoded by the exons ATGGAATGCACATTCCCTGTAGGAAAGCAATTAAACTTGACTGTGTTAGTTGTCTACTGGGAAAAGGgggataaaaaaattattcagtttGTGGATGGGGAGGAAGACCTGAAGGTGCAGCACAGCAGCTACAGCCAGAGGGCCCAGCTGCTGAAGGACCAGCTTGCCCTGGGAAAGGCCGTGCTTCAGATCACGGATGTGAAATTGCGGGATGCAGGGGTTTACCGCTGCCTGATCAGCTACGGTGGTGCCGACTACAAGCGGATTACTTTGAAAGTCAATG CCCCGTACAGCAAAATCAACCAAAGAGTTTCTGTGGATCCAGTCACCTCGGAGCATGAGCTAACATGCCAGGCTGAGGGTTACCCTGAGGCTGAGGTCATCTGGACCAACAGTGACCACCAAGTCCTGAGAGGCAAGACCACCATCACCAAGGGACAGGAGGAGCTTTTCAATGTGACCAGCACACTGAGAGTCAACACGACAGCCAAGGAGGTCTTCCACTGCACTTTCCAGAGAGCAGGTCCCGAGGAGAACAGTACGGCTGAGTTGGTTATCCCAG AACCACCTAGCATATCTCTACCAAGTAAGAGGACTCACTTGATACTTCTGGGAGCCGTCCTGTTGTTCCTTGGTGTCCTGATGACAGTCATCTTCTACCTGAaaagaaatggtatctcatttatTGCAGTGGTCTCCACTGGGGGTGTGTGGAAGTATATGAGGGCGGTCTTGTCACAATGCCTTTTAGTAGACACAATCAGGAATGCTAAATGTCCTGCAGTGTACAGGGCAACCCCACATAGCAGAGAGCCATCCTACCCAAAATGCCAACAGGCCTCCACTGGGAAACACTGTtttatagccctggtggtgcaatggttaagtgcttggctgctaacctaa